A window of the Actinobacillus genomosp. 1 genome harbors these coding sequences:
- the fumC gene encoding class II fumarate hydratase, with protein MEFRIEKDTMGEVQVPANRYWAAQTERSRNNFKIGPEASMPKEIIEAFGYLKKAAAFANTDLGVLPAEKRDLIAQACDEILAGKLDEEFPLVIWQTGSGTQSNMNLNEVIANRAHVIHGGKLGEKSVIHPNDDVNKSQSSNDTYPTAMHIAAYKKVVEQTIPAVERLQKTFAAKSEAFKDVVKIGRTHLMDATPLTLGQEFSAYAAQLHFGLIALKNTLPHLRQMALGGTAVGTGLNTPKGYDVKVAEYIAKFTGLPFITAENKFEALATHDAIVETHGALKQIAMSLFKIANDIRLLASGPRSGIGEILIPENEPGSSIMPGKVNPTQCEAMTMVAAQVLGNDTTISFAGSQGHFQLNVFKPVMAANFLQSAQLLADVCISFDEHCATGIEPNYQRIKQQLDQSLMLVTALNTHIGYENAAKIAKTAHKNGTTLKEEAINLGLVTAEQFDEWVRPEDMVGSLK; from the coding sequence ATGGAATTCCGTATTGAAAAAGATACCATGGGCGAAGTTCAAGTACCAGCTAATCGTTATTGGGCGGCGCAAACAGAGCGTTCACGTAATAATTTTAAAATTGGTCCCGAAGCATCAATGCCAAAAGAAATCATTGAAGCATTCGGTTACTTGAAAAAAGCGGCTGCATTTGCAAATACAGATTTAGGTGTATTACCTGCGGAAAAACGCGATTTAATCGCACAAGCATGTGATGAAATCCTTGCCGGTAAATTAGATGAAGAATTCCCGCTTGTCATTTGGCAAACTGGTTCCGGTACGCAATCTAATATGAACTTAAATGAAGTTATTGCAAACCGTGCGCACGTTATTCACGGTGGTAAATTAGGTGAGAAATCGGTTATTCACCCGAATGATGACGTAAACAAATCACAATCGTCAAACGACACATATCCAACCGCAATGCATATCGCCGCTTATAAAAAAGTAGTTGAACAAACTATTCCTGCGGTAGAACGTTTACAAAAAACTTTCGCGGCAAAATCAGAAGCGTTTAAAGACGTGGTTAAAATCGGTCGTACTCACTTAATGGACGCAACACCGCTTACATTAGGTCAAGAATTCTCCGCTTATGCGGCACAATTACATTTCGGTTTAATCGCACTGAAAAATACCTTACCGCATTTACGTCAAATGGCATTGGGCGGTACGGCGGTAGGTACCGGCTTAAATACACCGAAAGGCTATGACGTGAAAGTAGCGGAATATATTGCGAAATTTACCGGTTTACCGTTTATCACGGCGGAAAATAAATTTGAAGCACTAGCAACCCACGATGCAATCGTTGAAACACACGGTGCATTAAAACAAATCGCTATGTCTTTATTCAAAATTGCGAACGACATTCGTTTATTAGCTTCCGGCCCTCGTTCAGGTATCGGTGAAATCTTAATTCCTGAAAATGAACCGGGTTCATCAATTATGCCGGGTAAAGTTAATCCGACTCAATGTGAAGCGATGACAATGGTTGCGGCACAAGTATTAGGTAACGATACCACCATTTCATTTGCCGGTAGCCAAGGTCACTTCCAATTAAACGTATTCAAACCGGTAATGGCGGCAAACTTCTTACAATCTGCGCAACTTTTAGCGGATGTATGTATTTCGTTTGACGAACACTGTGCAACAGGTATTGAACCGAACTATCAACGTATTAAACAACAACTTGACCAATCGTTAATGTTGGTGACCGCATTAAATACACATATCGGTTATGAAAATGCGGCGAAAATTGCGAAAACCGCACATAAAAACGGGACAACCTTAAAAGAAGAAGCGATTAACTTAGGTTTAGTTACCGCTGAACAATTCGATGAATGGGTTCGTCCGGAAGATATGGTAGGTAGCTTAAAATAA
- the rpsH gene encoding 30S ribosomal protein S8, translating to MSMQDPIADMLTRIRNGQAANKVAISMPSSKLKVAIASVLAEEGYVESFKIVEGSKPELEITLKYFQNKPVVESIQRVSRPGLRIYKRKDELPKVMGGLGIAVVSTSKGVMTDRAARQAGLGGEIICYVA from the coding sequence ATGAGCATGCAAGATCCAATCGCAGATATGCTGACCCGTATTCGTAACGGTCAAGCTGCGAATAAAGTTGCAATCAGTATGCCTTCATCTAAGTTAAAAGTTGCTATTGCAAGCGTTTTAGCTGAAGAAGGTTATGTTGAGAGCTTCAAAATTGTTGAAGGTTCAAAACCTGAATTGGAAATCACTTTAAAATATTTCCAAAATAAACCAGTTGTAGAAAGTATCCAACGCGTAAGCCGTCCGGGTCTTCGTATTTACAAACGTAAAGACGAATTACCAAAAGTAATGGGTGGTTTAGGTATCGCAGTTGTTTCTACATCTAAAGGTGTAATGACCGACCGTGCAGCGCGTCAAGCGGGTCTCGGCGGTGAAATTATCTGTTACGTAGCATAA
- the rplD gene encoding 50S ribosomal protein L4 yields the protein MELQVVGANALTVSETTFGREFNEALIHQVVVAYAAGARQGSRAQKTRAEVSGSGKKPWRQKGTGRARSGDIKSPIWRSGGITFAAKPQDHSQKVNKKMYRGAIKSILSELVRQERLVVVEKFEIEAPKTKVLVQKLKDLALNDALIITANLDENLFLAARNLYKVDVRDVQGIDPVSLIAFDKVVITADAVKQIEEMLA from the coding sequence ATGGAATTACAAGTTGTAGGTGCAAACGCACTAACTGTTTCTGAAACTACCTTCGGACGTGAGTTTAACGAAGCGTTAATCCACCAAGTAGTTGTTGCATATGCGGCAGGTGCTCGTCAAGGTTCACGCGCTCAAAAAACTCGTGCTGAAGTGTCTGGTTCAGGTAAAAAACCTTGGCGTCAAAAAGGTACAGGTCGCGCACGTTCTGGTGATATCAAATCACCAATCTGGCGTTCAGGTGGTATCACATTCGCTGCGAAACCACAAGATCACAGCCAAAAAGTGAACAAAAAAATGTACCGTGGTGCAATCAAAAGCATCCTTTCTGAATTAGTTCGTCAAGAACGTTTAGTGGTTGTTGAGAAATTCGAAATCGAAGCACCAAAAACTAAAGTATTAGTACAAAAATTAAAAGATTTAGCGTTAAACGACGCTTTAATCATCACTGCAAACTTAGATGAGAATCTATTCTTAGCAGCACGTAACTTATACAAAGTAGACGTTCGTGATGTTCAAGGTATCGATCCAGTAAGTTTAATCGCTTTCGATAAAGTGGTTATCACTGCTGATGCGGTAAAACAAATTGAGGAGATGTTAGCATGA
- the nagA gene encoding N-acetylglucosamine-6-phosphate deacetylase: MKYAFTNSVIYTAKEVLYGHAVVIENDKIQAIIREEQLADDIQRINLQGHNLTAGFIDLQLNGCGGVMVNSEPTVHTFEIMQQTNLRSGTTSYLPTFITAPDEGMKQVVAAMRDYLQKYQNQALGLHLEGPYLSLEKKGVHRAEYVREISPEMQQFLCDNADVITKITLAAENPTAKAIPEFVKSGIIVSVGHSNATYQVAKQAFANGATFATHLHNAMSPISSGRAMGVVGAVLDSDEVYTGIIVDGLHVEFGNVKIAKRAKGDKLCIVTDATAAAGSDIEQFDFVGTTVYVRDGKCYDANGTLGGASITMIESVKNAVQEVGIPLDETLRMCNYYPAKAIGVDDRLGSIEVGKIANLTVFTNRFEVIGCVVNGEWNAFSQE, translated from the coding sequence ATGAAATATGCGTTCACCAACAGCGTGATTTATACCGCCAAAGAGGTGCTATATGGACACGCTGTGGTTATTGAAAATGACAAAATCCAAGCGATCATACGTGAAGAACAATTAGCGGACGATATCCAACGTATTAATTTACAGGGGCATAATCTCACCGCCGGTTTTATTGACTTACAGCTAAACGGCTGTGGCGGCGTGATGGTAAATAGCGAACCGACAGTTCACACTTTTGAAATTATGCAGCAAACCAATTTACGTTCAGGCACAACAAGTTATTTACCGACCTTTATTACTGCACCTGATGAGGGTATGAAACAAGTAGTCGCAGCGATGCGTGATTATTTGCAGAAATATCAAAATCAAGCACTCGGTTTGCATTTGGAAGGCCCTTATCTCAGCCTTGAGAAAAAAGGTGTACATCGTGCCGAATATGTGCGTGAAATCAGCCCTGAAATGCAACAGTTTCTATGTGATAACGCTGATGTGATCACCAAAATTACTTTAGCGGCGGAGAACCCGACCGCAAAAGCAATTCCTGAATTTGTGAAAAGTGGCATTATTGTGTCGGTCGGACACTCGAACGCCACTTATCAAGTGGCAAAACAAGCGTTTGCCAATGGTGCAACCTTTGCTACCCATTTACACAATGCTATGTCGCCTATCAGTTCCGGACGTGCAATGGGCGTTGTCGGCGCTGTGTTAGACAGCGATGAGGTTTATACCGGTATTATTGTGGACGGTTTACACGTCGAATTTGGTAATGTCAAAATCGCTAAACGAGCTAAAGGTGACAAACTTTGTATCGTCACCGATGCCACTGCAGCGGCAGGTTCGGATATCGAACAATTTGATTTTGTCGGTACCACGGTGTATGTGCGTGACGGTAAATGCTATGACGCTAACGGCACTTTAGGCGGAGCATCCATTACGATGATCGAATCGGTTAAAAATGCGGTGCAGGAAGTTGGGATTCCGTTAGATGAAACGTTGAGAATGTGTAATTACTATCCGGCGAAAGCGATTGGTGTTGATGATCGTTTAGGTTCGATTGAAGTGGGTAAAATTGCGAATCTGACCGTCTTTACCAACCGTTTCGAAGTAATTGGTTGTGTGGTAAACGGTGAATGGAACGCTTTTAGCCAAGAATGA
- the rplC gene encoding 50S ribosomal protein L3, with the protein MIGLVGRKVGMTRVFTEDGVSIPVTVIEIEANRVTQVKTLENDGYSAIQVTTGSKKANRVTKPEAGHFVKAGVEAGRGLWEFRTEGEEFTLGQEINVDIFTDVKKVDVTGTSKGKGFQGGVKRWNFRTQDATHGNSLSHRVLGSIGQNQTPGRVFKGKKMAGHLGAERVTVQSLEVVRVDAERKLLLVKGAVPGATNSDVIVKPAVKA; encoded by the coding sequence ATGATTGGTTTAGTCGGTCGTAAAGTTGGTATGACCCGCGTTTTCACTGAAGACGGCGTGTCAATTCCAGTTACCGTTATCGAAATCGAAGCCAACCGTGTTACTCAAGTTAAAACCCTTGAAAACGATGGCTATTCTGCAATTCAAGTTACTACCGGTTCGAAAAAAGCGAATCGTGTAACTAAGCCAGAAGCAGGCCATTTCGTGAAAGCAGGTGTTGAAGCTGGTCGCGGTTTATGGGAATTTCGTACTGAAGGTGAAGAATTCACTTTAGGTCAAGAAATCAATGTTGACATCTTTACAGATGTTAAAAAAGTAGATGTTACTGGTACTTCTAAAGGTAAAGGTTTCCAAGGCGGTGTTAAACGTTGGAACTTCCGTACTCAAGATGCTACCCATGGTAACTCTTTATCACATCGTGTACTTGGTTCTATTGGTCAAAACCAAACTCCGGGTCGTGTGTTTAAAGGTAAAAAAATGGCAGGACACTTAGGTGCTGAGCGTGTAACTGTTCAATCACTTGAAGTTGTTCGTGTAGATGCTGAGCGTAAATTATTATTAGTTAAAGGTGCCGTTCCGGGTGCAACTAATAGTGATGTTATCGTAAAACCGGCAGTTAAAGCATAA
- the rpmC gene encoding 50S ribosomal protein L29, whose protein sequence is MKAQELRNKNVEELNAELINLLGEQFKLRMQAATGQLQQTHQLKQVRRSIAQVKTVLTEKAGE, encoded by the coding sequence ATGAAAGCTCAAGAACTACGTAACAAAAATGTTGAAGAGCTGAATGCTGAATTAATCAACCTTTTAGGTGAACAATTCAAATTGCGTATGCAAGCAGCCACCGGTCAGCTTCAACAAACCCATCAGTTAAAACAAGTGCGTCGTAGTATTGCACAAGTTAAAACTGTATTAACCGAAAAGGCGGGTGAGTAA
- the rpsQ gene encoding 30S ribosomal protein S17: MTDKIRTVQGKVVSDKMDKSFVVAIERTVKHPLYGKFIRRTTKLHVHDENNEAKLGDVVEIQECRPVSKTKSHKLVRVVEKAVA, translated from the coding sequence ATGACTGATAAAATTCGTACAGTACAAGGTAAAGTAGTTAGCGACAAAATGGATAAATCATTTGTAGTTGCTATCGAACGTACAGTGAAACACCCTTTATACGGTAAATTCATTCGTCGTACTACTAAATTACACGTACACGATGAAAACAACGAAGCTAAATTAGGTGATGTAGTAGAAATTCAGGAATGTCGTCCTGTTTCTAAAACTAAATCACACAAATTAGTTCGTGTTGTAGAAAAAGCAGTAGCTTAA
- the rpsS gene encoding 30S ribosomal protein S19 encodes MPRSLKKGPFLDLHLLKKVEKAVESGDKKPIKTWSRRSMIIPSMIGLTIAVHNGRQHVPVYVSDEMIGHKLGEFAPTRTYRGHAADKKAKK; translated from the coding sequence ATGCCACGTTCCCTCAAGAAAGGTCCTTTCCTTGACCTACACTTGTTGAAGAAGGTAGAGAAGGCGGTGGAAAGCGGGGATAAAAAACCAATTAAAACTTGGTCCCGTCGTTCAATGATCATTCCATCAATGATTGGTTTGACCATCGCAGTCCATAATGGTCGTCAGCACGTTCCAGTTTATGTATCAGACGAAATGATCGGTCATAAATTAGGTGAATTTGCACCGACTCGTACATACCGCGGTCATGCCGCAGATAAGAAAGCTAAGAAATAA
- the rplN gene encoding 50S ribosomal protein L14 has product MIQEQTMLDVADNSGARSVMCIKVLGGSHRRYAAIGDIIKVTVKEAIPRGKVKKGDVLKAVVVRTKKGVRRPDGSVIRFDGNACVILNNNTEQPIGTRIFGPVTRELRSEKFMKIISLAPEVL; this is encoded by the coding sequence ATGATCCAAGAACAGACTATGCTGGATGTTGCTGATAACTCAGGGGCTCGTAGCGTAATGTGTATCAAGGTTCTAGGTGGATCGCACCGTCGTTACGCTGCTATCGGCGATATCATCAAAGTTACTGTAAAAGAAGCAATTCCACGCGGTAAAGTTAAAAAAGGTGATGTGTTAAAAGCAGTTGTTGTGCGCACCAAGAAGGGTGTTCGTCGCCCAGATGGCTCAGTTATTCGTTTCGATGGTAACGCTTGTGTAATTTTAAACAATAACACTGAGCAACCAATCGGTACTCGTATTTTTGGACCTGTGACTCGTGAACTTCGTTCTGAGAAGTTTATGAAGATCATTTCATTAGCTCCAGAAGTACTGTAA
- the rplE gene encoding 50S ribosomal protein L5, translating into MAKLHDYYRDQVVNELKTKFNYSSVMQVPRIEKITLNMGVGEALTDKKLLDNAVADLTAISGQKPLITKARKSVAGFKIRQGYPIGCKVTLRGERMWEFFERLITIAVPRIRDFRGLNAKSFDGRGNYSMGVREQIIFPEIDYDKVDRVRGLDITITTTAKSDEEGQALLAAFNFPFRK; encoded by the coding sequence ATGGCGAAACTGCATGATTACTACAGAGATCAAGTAGTTAATGAATTAAAAACTAAATTCAACTACTCATCTGTCATGCAAGTCCCACGAATCGAAAAGATAACCCTGAATATGGGTGTGGGTGAAGCATTGACCGATAAAAAACTTTTAGATAACGCAGTAGCGGATCTAACAGCAATTAGCGGTCAGAAACCTTTAATTACTAAAGCACGCAAATCTGTTGCAGGCTTTAAAATCCGTCAGGGATATCCAATCGGATGCAAAGTAACCCTACGTGGTGAACGTATGTGGGAGTTCTTTGAAAGATTGATTACTATCGCTGTTCCACGTATCCGTGACTTCCGCGGTTTAAATGCGAAGTCATTCGATGGTCGTGGTAATTACAGTATGGGTGTTCGTGAACAAATCATTTTCCCAGAAATCGACTATGATAAAGTAGATCGTGTACGTGGTTTAGATATTACTATTACCACAACTGCGAAAAGTGATGAAGAAGGCCAAGCTTTATTAGCGGCTTTCAATTTCCCATTCCGTAAATAA
- the rpsN gene encoding 30S ribosomal protein S14 has protein sequence MAKQSMIARDVKRAKLADKFYAKREELKKIISDANSSDEDRWAAVLKLQTLPRDSSPSRQRNRCRQTGRPHGVLRKFGLSRIKVREAAMRGEIPGLKKASW, from the coding sequence GTGGCAAAACAATCAATGATTGCACGTGATGTTAAACGTGCTAAATTAGCTGATAAATTCTACGCTAAACGTGAAGAATTAAAGAAAATTATTTCTGATGCAAATTCTTCAGACGAAGATCGTTGGGCGGCAGTGTTAAAATTACAAACACTTCCGCGTGACTCAAGTCCAAGTCGTCAGCGTAACCGTTGCCGCCAAACTGGTCGTCCACACGGTGTACTTCGTAAGTTTGGCTTAAGCCGTATTAAGGTTCGTGAAGCTGCAATGCGCGGTGAAATTCCAGGCCTTAAGAAAGCAAGCTGGTAA
- a CDS encoding TfoX/Sxy family DNA transformation protein codes for MAISPKKFQYLKEIFSPIGEINFKSYFSYLGIFKDDTMFALYDHKNDKLYLRKSDRFYSDIIRTIPVHFLIDRRIGKQQSHIFYFIPSSIIHNLHSYTHWILSSIEEYQTAKAKLISQNKNKIRLLPNLNINIERLLARVEIYTVDDLKNVGIIDAFVKLILLGLEVTELLLFKLYGALEHKYIYMLSKREKQSLLVEADLALYNAGLRKRFTISSSN; via the coding sequence ATGGCAATATCCCCAAAAAAGTTCCAATATCTTAAGGAGATTTTTAGTCCGATTGGAGAAATCAACTTCAAAAGCTATTTTTCTTACTTAGGAATATTTAAAGACGATACTATGTTCGCCCTCTATGATCATAAAAATGATAAGTTATACTTAAGAAAATCAGACCGATTTTATTCAGATATAATACGCACGATACCGGTACATTTTCTTATCGACCGCCGTATCGGCAAACAGCAATCTCATATTTTTTATTTCATACCTTCTTCTATTATTCATAATCTTCATTCATATACGCACTGGATTCTGTCTTCTATCGAAGAATATCAAACGGCAAAAGCAAAGCTGATTTCTCAAAATAAAAATAAAATTCGTCTCCTTCCCAATTTAAATATTAATATCGAAAGATTACTGGCACGTGTTGAAATTTATACGGTAGACGACCTGAAAAACGTGGGGATTATAGACGCTTTCGTCAAACTGATACTGCTCGGTTTAGAAGTAACAGAATTACTGCTCTTCAAGCTTTACGGTGCTCTTGAACACAAATATATCTATATGTTATCTAAACGGGAAAAACAATCTTTACTGGTTGAAGCTGATTTGGCTCTTTATAATGCGGGTCTGCGTAAACGCTTCACTATCTCATCTAGCAACTAA
- the rplW gene encoding 50S ribosomal protein L23 — MIQQERLLKVLKAPHISEKATNNAEKGNTIVFKVALDANKVEIANAVEQLFEVKVDSVRTVVVKGKTKRHGAKSGRRSDWKKAYVTLQEGQSLDFVEGAAE, encoded by the coding sequence ATGATTCAACAAGAACGTTTGCTAAAAGTGCTTAAAGCACCACATATCTCTGAAAAAGCGACGAATAATGCTGAAAAAGGCAACACTATCGTTTTCAAAGTAGCATTAGATGCTAATAAAGTTGAAATTGCTAACGCAGTTGAACAATTATTTGAAGTGAAAGTGGATTCTGTACGTACTGTTGTTGTTAAAGGTAAAACTAAACGTCACGGTGCTAAATCAGGTCGTCGTAGTGACTGGAAAAAAGCTTATGTTACTCTTCAAGAAGGTCAATCACTTGACTTCGTTGAAGGTGCGGCAGAGTAA
- the rplX gene encoding 50S ribosomal protein L24, translated as MAAKIRQNDEVIVLTGKDKGKRGKVTQVLPNGKVIVEGVKIITKHEKPVPALGKAGGLVKKEAAIDVSNIAIFNPKTNKADRVGFRFEDGKKVRFFKSNNEII; from the coding sequence ATGGCTGCTAAAATCCGTCAAAATGATGAAGTAATTGTTCTTACCGGTAAAGATAAGGGCAAACGTGGTAAGGTAACTCAAGTGTTACCAAACGGTAAAGTAATTGTTGAAGGTGTTAAAATCATCACTAAACATGAAAAACCAGTACCTGCTTTAGGTAAAGCTGGTGGCTTAGTGAAAAAAGAAGCTGCAATTGATGTGTCAAATATTGCAATTTTCAACCCGAAAACAAATAAAGCTGACCGTGTAGGTTTTAGATTCGAAGATGGTAAAAAAGTACGTTTCTTCAAATCTAATAATGAAATTATTTAA
- the rplP gene encoding 50S ribosomal protein L16, which yields MLQPKRTKFRKVHKGRNRGIAGGTEVSFGTFGLKAVGRCRLTARQIEAARRAMTRAVKRQGKIWIRVFPDKPITEKPLEVRMGKGKGNVEYWVALIQPGKVLYEMDGVSEEIARHAFALAAAKLPVKTTFVTKTVM from the coding sequence ATGTTACAACCAAAACGCACAAAATTCCGTAAAGTACACAAAGGCCGTAACCGTGGTATCGCGGGCGGTACAGAAGTGAGCTTCGGTACATTCGGTTTAAAAGCAGTTGGTCGCTGCCGTTTAACAGCTCGTCAAATCGAAGCGGCACGTCGTGCAATGACACGTGCAGTTAAACGTCAAGGTAAAATCTGGATCCGTGTGTTCCCAGACAAACCAATTACTGAAAAACCATTAGAAGTCCGTATGGGTAAAGGTAAAGGTAACGTTGAGTACTGGGTAGCTTTAATCCAACCGGGTAAAGTTTTATATGAAATGGATGGTGTTTCTGAAGAAATCGCACGTCACGCATTTGCGTTAGCGGCAGCGAAATTACCAGTTAAAACCACATTTGTAACTAAGACGGTGATGTAA
- the rpsC gene encoding 30S ribosomal protein S3, with protein sequence MGQKVHPNGIRLGIVKPWNSTWFANTQDFADNLDGDFKVRKFLNKELANASVSRITIERPAKSIRVTIHTARPGIVIGKKGEDVEKLRNAVSQIAGVPAQINIAEVKKPELDAKLVADSIASQLERRVMFRRAMKRAVQNAMRLGAKGIKVEVSGRLGGAEIARSEWYREGRVPLHTLRADIDYNTAEAHTTYGVIGVKVWIFKGEILGGMAAVIESEKEPAAQPKKAPRGKGRK encoded by the coding sequence ATGGGTCAGAAAGTACATCCTAATGGTATTCGCCTTGGTATTGTTAAACCATGGAACTCTACTTGGTTCGCGAATACACAAGATTTCGCTGATAACTTAGACGGCGATTTCAAAGTACGTAAATTCTTAAACAAAGAGTTAGCGAACGCTTCAGTATCACGTATCACTATTGAACGTCCTGCAAAAAGCATTCGTGTAACTATCCACACAGCTCGTCCTGGTATCGTTATCGGTAAAAAAGGCGAAGATGTTGAAAAATTACGTAACGCAGTATCTCAAATTGCTGGCGTTCCGGCTCAAATCAACATCGCTGAAGTGAAAAAACCTGAGCTAGATGCGAAATTAGTAGCAGATAGCATCGCTTCTCAACTTGAACGTCGTGTAATGTTCCGTCGTGCAATGAAACGTGCGGTACAAAACGCAATGCGTTTAGGTGCTAAAGGTATCAAAGTTGAAGTTAGCGGTCGTTTAGGTGGTGCAGAAATTGCTCGCTCAGAGTGGTATCGTGAAGGCCGTGTGCCATTACATACACTTCGTGCAGACATCGACTATAACACTGCGGAAGCTCACACAACTTACGGCGTAATCGGCGTTAAAGTGTGGATCTTCAAAGGTGAAATCCTCGGTGGTATGGCTGCAGTGATTGAATCTGAAAAAGAACCAGCGGCACAGCCTAAAAAGGCGCCACGTGGCAAAGGTCGTAAATAA
- the rpsJ gene encoding 30S ribosomal protein S10 yields MQNQRIRIRLKAFDHRLIDQSTAEIVETAKRTGAQVRGPIPLPTRKERFTVLISPHVNKDARDQYEIRTHKRLVDIVEPTEKTVDALMRLDLAAGVDVQISLG; encoded by the coding sequence ATGCAGAACCAAAGAATCCGTATCCGCTTAAAAGCATTTGATCATCGTTTAATTGATCAATCTACTGCGGAGATCGTAGAAACAGCTAAACGTACTGGTGCACAAGTTCGTGGTCCAATTCCTTTACCAACTCGTAAAGAACGTTTTACTGTATTGATTTCTCCACACGTGAACAAAGATGCACGTGACCAATATGAAATCCGTACTCACAAACGTTTAGTTGATATTGTTGAGCCAACAGAAAAAACTGTTGATGCATTAATGCGTTTAGATCTAGCTGCTGGCGTTGATGTTCAGATTAGTCTAGGTTAA
- the rplV gene encoding 50S ribosomal protein L22 — translation METIAKHRYARTSAQKARLVADLIRGKKVAQALEILTFTNKKASALVKKVLESAIANAEHNDGADVDDLKVAKIFVDEGPSMKRVMPRAKGRADRILKRTSHITVVVSDR, via the coding sequence ATGGAAACTATTGCTAAACATCGTTACGCTCGTACCTCTGCACAAAAAGCTCGCTTAGTTGCTGACTTAATTCGCGGTAAAAAAGTTGCGCAAGCATTAGAAATTTTAACTTTCACTAACAAAAAAGCATCAGCTTTAGTTAAGAAAGTATTAGAATCAGCTATTGCAAACGCAGAGCACAATGATGGTGCAGATGTAGACGATCTTAAAGTTGCTAAAATCTTCGTAGATGAAGGTCCAAGCATGAAACGTGTAATGCCACGTGCAAAAGGTCGTGCAGATCGTATCTTAAAACGTACAAGCCACATTACTGTGGTTGTGTCAGATCGTTAA
- the rplB gene encoding 50S ribosomal protein L2: MAIVKCKPTSAGRRHVVKVVNAELHKGKPYAPLLDSKSKTGGRNNLGRITTRHIGGGHKQHYRLVDFKRNKLDIPAVVERLEYDPNRSANIALVLYKDGERRYILAPKGLSVGDTIQAGASAPIKAGNALPMRNIPVGTTVHNVELKPGKGGQIARSAGAYVQIIAREGNYVTLRLRSGEMRKVLAECTATIGEVGNSEHMLRVLGKAGANRWRGVRPTVRGTAMNPVDHPHGGGEGRNFGKHPVTPWGVQTKGKKTRHNKRTDKYIVRRRGK, encoded by the coding sequence ATGGCTATCGTTAAATGTAAGCCGACCTCCGCTGGTCGTCGTCACGTAGTTAAAGTTGTTAACGCAGAATTACATAAGGGTAAACCTTATGCACCTTTATTAGATAGCAAATCTAAAACTGGTGGTCGTAACAATTTAGGTCGTATCACAACTCGTCACATCGGTGGCGGTCACAAACAACACTACCGTTTAGTGGATTTCAAACGTAACAAGTTAGATATCCCTGCAGTAGTTGAGCGTTTAGAATACGATCCGAACCGTTCTGCGAACATTGCATTAGTGCTTTATAAAGATGGTGAACGCCGTTATATCTTAGCACCAAAAGGTTTATCTGTTGGTGATACGATTCAAGCGGGTGCTTCAGCTCCGATTAAAGCTGGTAATGCGTTACCAATGCGTAATATCCCGGTAGGTACTACAGTTCATAACGTTGAATTAAAACCTGGTAAAGGTGGTCAAATTGCACGTTCTGCTGGTGCTTACGTACAAATTATCGCTCGTGAAGGTAACTATGTAACTTTACGTCTTCGTTCAGGCGAAATGCGTAAAGTATTAGCTGAGTGTACTGCAACCATCGGTGAAGTAGGTAACTCAGAGCATATGCTTCGCGTTCTTGGTAAAGCAGGTGCTAACCGCTGGAGAGGCGTTCGCCCTACAGTTCGTGGTACTGCGATGAACCCGGTAGACCACCCGCACGGTGGTGGTGAAGGTCGTAACTTCGGTAAACACCCTGTTACACCTTGGGGCGTTCAAACCAAAGGTAAGAAAACTCGTCACAACAAACGTACTGATAAATATATCGTACGTCGTCGTGGCAAATAA